From the Bdellovibrio reynosensis genome, one window contains:
- a CDS encoding c-type cytochrome, with protein sequence MKQIILVLLFVSLSFNTQASPDWSEGVLVPEGGRQNIYEWSETDFLNYQRNGKIHAQIYPVTITGMLPPYLPFKKLIESDNGNPFKSWIQGLIQNVSGYKSFNDVLKNLGLHPYPLESDTGVYAVPYPQNFRPEELMGLGIIERNGAKGFTFSCAACHSSNLFGKTVLGMTNRFPKANEFFIKAKSVMAVTDPHIFQYYTGATSAERDLLAESKNNLRFVSLKQPIALGLDTSLAQVSLSLNRRSQDGYASFNEWFAKFPRRDAFLDNKPADSKPAVWWNLKYKNRWLSDGSVVSGNPIFTNIIWNEIGRGSDLVELEKWLDANSEIIKDLTTAVFSSEAPLITDFFPAEMIDLDRAKIGEGIFKANCAKCHGNYDKAWNAPGSENLPLVAQLKTTKVRYKQTTPVVDVGTDPYRRLGMKSLEQLNNLEISKRNNILIKAQEGYVPPPLVGIWARWPYFHNNSVPNLCALLTPAAKRPVAYYSGDAINPATDFDFECNGYPLGNKTPKAWKTAEHHFDTRKKGMGNMGHDERIFVKDGVEILSPEDKKNLIMFLQTL encoded by the coding sequence ATGAAACAAATCATTCTGGTATTACTTTTCGTAAGTCTTTCCTTCAATACCCAAGCTTCTCCTGATTGGTCTGAAGGAGTCTTGGTACCTGAAGGTGGTCGCCAAAATATTTATGAATGGTCTGAGACTGATTTCTTAAACTATCAACGCAATGGAAAGATTCATGCGCAAATCTATCCAGTAACTATCACGGGAATGCTTCCCCCGTATTTACCATTTAAAAAGCTTATTGAGTCAGATAATGGCAATCCCTTTAAAAGTTGGATTCAAGGACTTATTCAAAACGTCAGCGGATATAAGTCCTTTAACGATGTATTAAAAAACCTAGGACTTCATCCTTACCCACTTGAATCAGACACGGGTGTTTACGCAGTCCCTTATCCTCAGAACTTTCGGCCTGAAGAGTTAATGGGTTTAGGGATTATCGAAAGAAACGGTGCCAAGGGTTTCACCTTCAGCTGCGCTGCCTGCCACTCCAGCAACCTGTTTGGAAAAACTGTTTTAGGAATGACCAATCGTTTTCCGAAGGCCAATGAGTTTTTCATAAAAGCTAAAAGTGTCATGGCAGTTACTGATCCACATATTTTCCAGTACTACACCGGCGCCACTAGTGCCGAGCGAGATCTGTTAGCAGAGTCTAAAAATAATCTGCGCTTTGTTTCTTTAAAACAGCCTATTGCTTTGGGATTAGATACTTCTTTAGCGCAGGTCAGTCTTTCGTTGAATCGTCGTTCTCAAGATGGTTACGCAAGCTTTAACGAATGGTTTGCGAAGTTCCCACGCCGTGATGCCTTTTTAGATAATAAACCGGCCGATTCAAAACCTGCCGTGTGGTGGAATTTAAAATATAAAAATCGCTGGTTATCTGATGGCAGTGTGGTCAGTGGTAATCCGATCTTCACAAATATTATTTGGAATGAAATTGGCCGTGGTTCTGATTTAGTTGAACTTGAAAAGTGGCTTGATGCGAATTCAGAAATCATCAAAGACTTAACGACGGCAGTTTTTTCAAGTGAAGCGCCACTGATCACAGACTTCTTCCCTGCAGAAATGATTGATCTTGATCGCGCTAAAATCGGTGAAGGCATTTTCAAAGCCAATTGCGCAAAATGCCACGGTAATTATGACAAAGCTTGGAATGCACCGGGCTCTGAAAATTTGCCTTTAGTTGCGCAGTTAAAAACGACGAAAGTTCGTTACAAACAAACGACTCCAGTTGTCGATGTTGGCACAGATCCTTATCGCCGTTTAGGAATGAAGTCCCTTGAGCAACTGAACAACCTTGAGATTTCTAAAAGAAACAACATCCTAATCAAAGCGCAAGAAGGCTACGTGCCCCCACCACTAGTTGGTATCTGGGCACGCTGGCCATACTTCCATAACAACTCAGTTCCAAATCTTTGTGCGCTTCTAACCCCAGCGGCAAAAAGACCTGTCGCCTATTATTCAGGTGATGCGATAAATCCAGCCACCGATTTCGATTTCGAGTGTAACGGGTACCCGCTTGGCAATAAGACGCCAAAGGCATGGAAAACCGCAGAACATCACTTCGATACTCGCAAGAAAGGCATGGGAAACATGGGTCATGATGAGCGCATTTTTGTCAAAGATGGCGTGGAAATCCTTTCACCCGAAGACAAAAAGAACCTGATTATGTTCCTGCAAACCCTATAG
- a CDS encoding DUF2203 domain-containing protein yields MGDLQLENVVEINRKNIFTLQEARALLPLIYRMTDDSSREVKSQINKIEAFSDKSHPSVGLIELEINAIIDRWQRKLQKLGASPKGLWMADFDNGDGYFCWKYPEVEINHWHGYQDGFSGRILVE; encoded by the coding sequence ATGGGGGATCTTCAGTTGGAAAATGTGGTTGAAATCAATCGCAAAAATATATTCACGTTACAGGAAGCTCGCGCGCTCCTGCCGTTGATCTACCGCATGACTGACGATTCATCGCGCGAAGTGAAATCCCAAATAAATAAAATCGAAGCATTTTCTGACAAATCCCACCCCTCAGTGGGGCTTATTGAACTAGAAATCAACGCCATCATTGATCGTTGGCAGAGAAAATTACAGAAGCTAGGCGCTTCACCCAAGGGCCTTTGGATGGCGGATTTTGATAATGGTGATGGTTATTTCTGCTGGAAGTATCCAGAAGTTGAAATTAATCACTGGCACGGCTACCAAGACGGCTTTTCTGGGCGTATATTGGTGGAATGA
- a CDS encoding class I SAM-dependent RNA methyltransferase, with translation MLSRGSQINVTIEKMAIGGAGIARHEGMVLFIPLAAPADELTVEITLKKKNFAEAKIVKILKPGPSRRTPPCPVALVCGGCNWQQITEEEQRSQKQQLVLETIQKFNRGVEFEYLPIKASPRSLRYRNRIQPKFKNGNFGFFARNSHAIVDIKDCPITEEDLTAKFPEVRAFAEQKRSQDLLKLEMYIAEEGDIRYGLITDDDDGVGFSQVNRFQNEDLVATALEWAGDYSYKNVFDLYAGSGNFTFPLAAKYSIATIHGVELNPKLVERAKSRIGNKPIKYFLSDVENYMKKAVIGREDLVVLDPPRAGASEEIMKKLAQTPPRKIIYISCHPVSLARDLNWLFAWAQKLGKSFKLSRVQTFEMFPQTDHVETIAELVVDS, from the coding sequence GTGTTAAGCCGCGGTTCACAAATTAACGTCACCATTGAAAAGATGGCCATCGGTGGCGCTGGTATCGCTCGTCATGAGGGAATGGTTTTGTTCATTCCGCTTGCGGCGCCAGCAGATGAACTTACGGTTGAGATCACTTTAAAAAAGAAAAATTTTGCTGAAGCGAAGATAGTTAAAATTCTTAAACCCGGACCTTCACGCAGAACTCCGCCGTGTCCCGTCGCGCTTGTTTGTGGCGGGTGCAATTGGCAACAAATTACTGAAGAAGAACAACGGTCGCAAAAACAACAACTGGTATTAGAAACTATTCAGAAATTCAACCGTGGTGTTGAGTTTGAATATCTTCCGATTAAAGCAAGTCCTCGCAGTTTACGTTACCGCAATCGAATTCAACCCAAATTTAAGAATGGAAATTTCGGTTTCTTTGCACGAAACTCCCACGCCATAGTTGATATTAAAGATTGCCCTATTACTGAAGAAGACCTAACCGCGAAGTTTCCTGAAGTGCGTGCTTTTGCTGAACAGAAACGATCTCAGGATTTGCTAAAACTAGAAATGTATATCGCTGAAGAAGGTGATATTCGCTACGGCTTGATCACTGATGACGACGACGGTGTTGGTTTTTCCCAAGTAAACCGTTTTCAAAATGAAGACCTTGTTGCCACTGCCTTAGAATGGGCTGGTGATTATTCATATAAAAACGTGTTCGATCTTTATGCAGGTTCGGGAAACTTCACTTTCCCTTTAGCTGCAAAATACTCTATCGCAACCATTCATGGGGTTGAGCTTAATCCAAAACTAGTCGAAAGGGCTAAGTCCAGGATTGGAAATAAGCCCATTAAGTATTTTCTTTCAGATGTAGAAAATTATATGAAAAAGGCGGTCATCGGCCGCGAAGACCTGGTGGTATTAGATCCTCCTCGCGCGGGAGCAAGTGAAGAAATTATGAAAAAGCTTGCTCAAACCCCACCAAGAAAAATTATCTACATCAGTTGTCACCCCGTTTCCTTAGCCCGTGACTTGAACTGGCTTTTTGCCTGGGCACAGAAACTTGGAAAATCATTTAAACTATCGCGGGTTCAAACGTTCGAGATGTTTCCGCAGACAGACCATGTTGAGACTATTGCTGAGCTGGTGGTTGACTCTTAA
- a CDS encoding ArnT family glycosyltransferase has product MKDLRRLWLISLLVKLVLSALIPLSADEAYYWVWAQRLQLSYFDHPPMVSWLFSIGQFLEPLMHAVRWPAVILGHLTITVWYFILKDKIDLEKLKLWVYLVLFSPLLGFGSLIVTPDLPVVFFWSLSILFAIQALEQKSLGKYLALGAALGLGFCAKYHIVLFVPCLLAYLFAEKKWKEVRPLGVLLTIITGLIFCAPVILWNIQNDFASFEFQLKHGLEREGYSPSWTITYVLGQIVILFPLVAWAAVKAKVPNPLRCLIYFGWGPLLFFLLTSFRALVEANWPIIAYPAMLALAVFHPKIRSWLRYYVFFWGTITLLVIATLFIPKLRNLSDKVAEPFVFQELSTLTRDYSPLYASSYQMAASLWYFSKVPVFKLKGISRFDFFDTLPEAVPSDRKFYLVKRQGNGLPSWLSEQQWQYREVKIISPDFVVLEFYKP; this is encoded by the coding sequence TTGAAAGACCTTCGCCGCCTTTGGCTTATAAGTTTATTAGTTAAGTTGGTGCTTTCTGCGCTTATCCCACTAAGCGCAGATGAAGCTTATTACTGGGTGTGGGCCCAGCGTTTGCAGTTAAGTTATTTTGATCACCCACCCATGGTAAGTTGGCTTTTTTCTATCGGGCAATTCCTAGAGCCCCTGATGCATGCCGTTCGTTGGCCCGCGGTGATCTTGGGGCATCTTACGATCACAGTATGGTACTTCATTCTTAAAGATAAGATCGATTTAGAAAAACTGAAGTTGTGGGTTTATCTTGTTCTGTTTTCCCCGTTATTAGGTTTTGGTTCTTTGATCGTGACCCCTGATTTACCGGTCGTATTTTTTTGGTCTCTTTCAATTTTATTTGCGATACAAGCACTTGAACAAAAGTCATTGGGTAAGTATCTAGCTTTAGGCGCCGCCTTGGGACTTGGGTTTTGCGCAAAATATCACATCGTCCTTTTTGTGCCGTGCCTGTTAGCCTATTTATTCGCTGAAAAAAAATGGAAAGAAGTAAGACCTTTAGGCGTGCTTCTTACGATCATAACGGGGCTTATCTTTTGTGCTCCGGTTATATTATGGAATATTCAAAATGATTTTGCTTCATTTGAATTTCAACTTAAACACGGGTTAGAGCGAGAAGGATATTCGCCAAGTTGGACAATCACCTATGTGTTGGGTCAAATAGTTATATTATTCCCACTTGTTGCTTGGGCTGCTGTTAAGGCTAAAGTTCCAAATCCTTTAAGATGTTTAATATATTTTGGTTGGGGGCCTTTGCTCTTCTTCCTTTTGACATCCTTTAGAGCTTTAGTTGAAGCCAATTGGCCTATCATCGCTTACCCGGCAATGTTGGCTTTGGCGGTTTTTCACCCAAAGATTCGCAGCTGGCTTCGATATTACGTATTTTTCTGGGGCACAATAACGTTGCTGGTGATCGCAACGCTTTTCATTCCAAAGCTTCGAAATTTAAGTGATAAAGTTGCTGAACCGTTTGTGTTTCAAGAATTAAGTACACTTACACGGGATTATTCTCCACTGTACGCAAGCTCCTATCAAATGGCTGCGTCCCTATGGTACTTTAGCAAAGTTCCTGTATTTAAATTAAAAGGTATTAGCCGCTTTGATTTTTTTGACACTCTTCCAGAAGCGGTTCCTTCCGATAGAAAGTTTTATTTAGTTAAACGTCAGGGAAATGGTTTACCTTCGTGGCTTTCCGAACAACAATGGCAGTATCGAGAAGTTAAGATTATTTCTCCTGACTTTGTAGTGTTGGAATTTTATAAGCCATGA
- a CDS encoding CehA/McbA family metallohydrolase domain-containing protein gives MKSIVIFSFLLVFYFLYGFYINQYEVGVIPSQITREHARSYNDYKGVINVHTDLSSGSASPPFVITSAKLANLDFLFFTDLNLFDMSTSVESYHGNILVFSSGKYSYLDSRLIYYSLHQESIGANMGDAQVKLADLLSQRTGANKETLTILAHPYKAGYSWSGEIPSGLDGFELLNLKSLLNRAWDESKLSTIWSLLIYPFNPRLAFIRLYTEPTDEIALLDKLSTKRKISVYAGTEASARAIPLANYFIRFPSYKRSFEFMSNHILLKSELTGSFNNDRTKIFNSLKNGNLYVALDMLGDPKGFVATLEDDGRSYLMGSEAKFSKNMKLKVSLPAKPRDFFEIIIFKNGEAVSKQNNPDVEFNVTEPGTYRVQVRVSPMLPLPDAKKWITWIYTNPFYVLP, from the coding sequence ATGAAATCCATAGTTATATTTTCATTTCTTTTGGTATTTTATTTCTTGTACGGATTTTACATAAATCAGTACGAAGTGGGCGTCATTCCTTCGCAAATCACCCGTGAACATGCACGCAGTTACAACGACTATAAAGGTGTCATCAATGTTCATACGGATTTAAGTAGCGGATCAGCATCACCTCCGTTTGTTATCACTTCGGCAAAATTAGCTAATTTGGATTTTCTATTTTTCACAGATCTAAATTTGTTTGATATGTCGACGTCAGTTGAATCCTACCATGGCAATATTCTGGTTTTTTCTTCCGGTAAGTATAGTTACTTGGATTCACGCCTGATTTACTATTCGCTTCATCAAGAAAGCATTGGCGCGAACATGGGGGATGCACAAGTCAAACTTGCCGATTTGCTTTCGCAAAGGACGGGCGCCAACAAAGAAACCCTTACGATTTTAGCCCACCCTTATAAGGCCGGATATTCATGGAGCGGAGAAATTCCTTCAGGATTAGATGGCTTTGAACTTTTAAATTTAAAAAGCTTATTAAACCGCGCCTGGGACGAATCCAAACTATCCACCATCTGGAGTTTATTAATCTATCCCTTCAATCCTCGTCTGGCATTTATTCGGCTTTATACTGAGCCGACAGACGAGATCGCTTTGCTAGATAAGCTCAGCACGAAACGAAAAATTTCCGTCTATGCAGGAACTGAAGCCTCTGCCAGGGCAATTCCATTAGCCAATTATTTCATTCGTTTTCCAAGTTATAAGCGGTCCTTCGAATTTATGAGCAATCACATATTGCTTAAGTCAGAACTTACCGGAAGCTTTAATAACGACAGAACGAAAATTTTTAACTCTTTAAAAAATGGAAACTTATACGTCGCTTTAGATATGCTTGGTGACCCGAAAGGCTTTGTTGCCACACTTGAAGATGATGGTAGAAGTTACCTGATGGGAAGTGAAGCCAAGTTTTCAAAGAACATGAAACTGAAAGTCAGCTTGCCGGCGAAACCTCGCGACTTTTTTGAAATCATTATTTTTAAAAATGGTGAAGCTGTATCAAAACAGAATAATCCAGATGTTGAATTTAACGTCACAGAGCCTGGCACTTATCGTGTGCAAGTTCGAGTCAGTCCGATGCTACCACTTCCGGATGCAAAAAAATGGATCACGTGGATTTACACGAATCCCTTTTACGTTCTTCCTTAA
- the ndk gene encoding nucleoside-diphosphate kinase, which translates to MAIEQTFSIIKPNAMKKNAIGDIISMFEANGLKIAAAKITILSKAKAEEFYAEHKERPFFGELVSFMTSGPVALMCLQGENAVLKNREIMGATDPKKANAGTVRAKFGDNVGENAVHGSDSAASAARELALFFEKHEICNV; encoded by the coding sequence ATGGCTATCGAACAAACATTCTCAATCATTAAGCCAAACGCGATGAAGAAAAACGCTATCGGCGACATCATCAGCATGTTTGAAGCAAACGGCTTGAAAATCGCTGCTGCTAAAATCACTATTCTTTCTAAAGCTAAAGCTGAAGAATTCTACGCTGAACACAAAGAGCGTCCTTTCTTCGGTGAACTAGTATCTTTCATGACTTCTGGTCCAGTTGCTTTGATGTGCCTTCAAGGTGAAAACGCAGTTCTTAAAAACCGCGAAATCATGGGTGCTACTGATCCTAAAAAAGCAAACGCCGGAACAGTTCGCGCTAAATTCGGTGACAACGTTGGTGAAAACGCAGTTCACGGTTCTGACAGCGCAGCTTCTGCAGCTCGCGAACTTGCTTTGTTCTTCGAAAAACACGAGATCTGCAACGTATAG
- a CDS encoding 2Fe-2S iron-sulfur cluster-binding protein: MKPKSGISISILPDHHDVLVSQKDQSVLDVALRLKIPLNHTCGGNGTCGTCLVHIVNGIESLEPRTEIESEMAEDRKFPDHERLACQLKPHDHLVVEIKKSN, from the coding sequence GTGAAGCCTAAGTCTGGAATTTCCATAAGCATTTTGCCTGATCACCACGATGTCTTGGTGAGTCAAAAAGACCAAAGCGTTTTAGACGTCGCTCTTCGCCTAAAAATTCCCTTAAATCACACCTGTGGCGGAAACGGAACCTGTGGAACATGCCTGGTGCATATCGTAAATGGGATTGAATCCCTTGAGCCACGCACCGAAATAGAATCAGAGATGGCCGAGGACCGAAAATTTCCCGACCATGAACGTTTAGCCTGCCAATTAAAACCGCACGACCACTTAGTGGTTGAAATCAAAAAATCGAATTAA
- a CDS encoding 3'-5' exonuclease produces the protein MRFIAFDLETTGTVPGVDQIVEIGAVRFVDGNPEAIFATLVDPQRPIPPGASNVNGIFDNMVKGKPLIESILPSFAEFCGDDILVAHNAPFDAQFLTSDIKKYESAAPKGLILDTLPIARKVFPGLPNYKLGTLVQHLKIPTTDFHRAEEDASYCGHLFHQMIKRISIGGQPPQIVNLVALTGKPELRFPQIVRQPKQMDFFGV, from the coding sequence ATGAGATTCATAGCTTTTGACTTAGAGACCACCGGTACAGTTCCTGGAGTAGATCAAATCGTTGAAATCGGAGCCGTGCGCTTTGTTGACGGCAACCCTGAGGCGATATTCGCAACACTGGTTGACCCACAACGTCCTATTCCTCCTGGTGCCTCTAACGTGAATGGTATTTTTGATAATATGGTTAAGGGGAAACCACTTATTGAAAGCATTCTGCCGTCATTTGCAGAGTTCTGTGGCGATGATATCTTGGTCGCTCACAATGCTCCGTTTGATGCGCAGTTTTTAACTTCTGATATCAAAAAATATGAATCAGCTGCACCGAAGGGCCTTATCCTAGATACTTTGCCAATCGCGCGTAAAGTATTCCCAGGCTTACCAAACTACAAATTAGGAACTTTGGTTCAACACTTAAAAATTCCAACAACAGATTTCCATAGAGCTGAAGAAGATGCTTCTTACTGCGGTCACTTGTTTCACCAAATGATCAAAAGAATTTCTATCGGCGGTCAACCACCACAAATCGTGAACCTTGTGGCGTTGACTGGAAAACCTGAATTGCGTTTCCCACAGATCGTACGCCAACCAAAACAAATGGATTTTTTCGGGGTTTAA
- a CDS encoding NAD+ synthase, which produces MRIALAQINPVLGDFSSNKEKILSFIQQAQQRKCELVVFPECALFGYHPFDLLEREKIVAKQEAELKDLVKKIPANIGVIFGLITKNPEKMGRPYYNSAVFVAKGQKPRFFHKQLLPTGDVFDEARFIEVGDVSKNYFTWKGKKFFLTICEDIWAWPNAKGQSPYRYNPLTKVKKQKVDLVINISASPYFVGKMKQREFVTAKTAQHFKAPMMYVNLVGAQDEIIFDGGSFVIDKNGKKILSCQQFDEDINVIDLKTSETWNTTPKIPKTEELRRALVLGIRDFCIKTGLKKVHFGLSGGIDSAVVAALAVDALGPANVTAIALPGPFNAEKSLTLARDLAGNLGIDFKIVELGGLYEDVVKSLEKNLGLKDFGLVHENLQARLRGITLMAYSNKENSLLLTTSNKSEYAAGYSTLYGDMCGGLAPLGDLLKNQVYELARFYNQQSELIPLEIIDRAPSAELRPNQTDQDSLPPYDVLDKSVSDLVEKCAPTKNATDKWLLPMLMRSEFKRWQAPPILKVSQHSFGRGRRYPIAHKAKE; this is translated from the coding sequence ATGAGAATAGCTCTAGCCCAAATAAATCCTGTTCTTGGTGATTTTTCTTCAAATAAAGAAAAAATTTTAAGTTTCATCCAGCAAGCTCAGCAAAGAAAATGCGAACTTGTTGTATTCCCAGAATGTGCTCTGTTTGGTTATCATCCCTTTGATCTGTTAGAACGCGAAAAAATCGTCGCAAAACAAGAAGCCGAATTAAAAGATTTAGTAAAAAAAATTCCCGCTAATATCGGTGTGATTTTCGGTCTGATTACAAAAAACCCTGAAAAAATGGGCCGACCTTACTATAACAGTGCCGTGTTTGTGGCCAAGGGACAGAAACCTCGTTTCTTTCATAAACAACTCTTACCAACTGGTGACGTTTTTGACGAAGCTCGTTTCATTGAAGTTGGTGACGTTTCAAAAAACTACTTCACGTGGAAAGGTAAAAAATTCTTTCTTACGATCTGTGAAGACATTTGGGCCTGGCCAAACGCAAAGGGACAATCCCCTTACCGTTATAATCCATTAACCAAAGTAAAAAAGCAGAAGGTTGATTTAGTTATCAACATCAGCGCTTCCCCATATTTTGTTGGTAAAATGAAGCAGCGTGAATTTGTTACAGCAAAAACGGCGCAGCACTTTAAAGCACCAATGATGTATGTGAATTTGGTTGGTGCCCAAGATGAAATTATTTTTGATGGCGGCAGCTTTGTTATTGATAAGAACGGAAAGAAAATTCTTTCTTGTCAGCAGTTTGATGAAGACATCAATGTTATTGATTTAAAAACTTCTGAAACCTGGAACACAACACCTAAAATTCCAAAAACGGAAGAGCTACGTCGTGCCCTTGTTTTGGGAATTCGCGACTTCTGCATTAAAACCGGTTTAAAAAAAGTGCACTTTGGATTAAGCGGTGGCATTGATTCAGCAGTGGTTGCTGCTTTAGCGGTCGATGCCTTAGGACCTGCGAATGTTACTGCCATCGCCCTGCCTGGGCCTTTTAATGCTGAAAAAAGTCTAACCTTAGCAAGGGATCTTGCTGGTAATCTAGGAATTGATTTTAAGATCGTTGAATTAGGCGGACTTTACGAAGACGTGGTGAAGTCATTAGAAAAAAACTTAGGCCTAAAAGATTTCGGCTTAGTTCATGAAAATCTGCAAGCCCGTCTGCGCGGTATAACGTTGATGGCCTATTCAAATAAAGAAAATAGTCTGTTGCTTACAACAAGTAATAAAAGTGAGTATGCAGCTGGGTATTCAACTCTTTATGGGGATATGTGCGGGGGTTTAGCTCCCCTGGGTGATTTATTAAAAAACCAAGTTTACGAACTGGCGCGATTCTATAATCAGCAATCAGAACTTATTCCTCTAGAAATCATCGATCGCGCTCCATCGGCAGAGCTTCGCCCGAATCAAACGGATCAAGATTCGCTGCCTCCGTATGATGTTTTAGATAAATCAGTAAGTGATCTTGTCGAAAAATGCGCGCCTACTAAGAATGCAACCGATAAGTGGTTACTACCGATGTTGATGCGTTCAGAGTTTAAACGTTGGCAGGCGCCTCCAATTTTAAAAGTGTCGCAGCATTCGTTTGGACGAGGTCGCAGATATCCTATCGCTCATAAAGCAAAGGAATAG
- a CDS encoding helix-turn-helix domain-containing protein: MKKTGEILRKAREEKGLSLHEIGLSLKINSKVLKAIEEADEVHLPAKTFLRGFVQSYANFLHLDSDKVLEIFYEEMGSTKPKPYLRPTETVTPPAETAGVPQPTVPAADSIAKEAPAKEVPAKEVAAKEATVTPIRVTPPPSSKKSDLKSLNESKTTRNVAIIIVGVVLIGLILFTKKMIDKYSKEAEVPSNEVAETMEGATPVVPEAQNTTSDVDADTEASPSSNGAAISALTTPATSPTISTQAPTTSATATTTATPAATSTAAAKPTMTATASPSPTPTTTAAATPTATPTPTPTPTPTPTPTPKEAKPVELIVEALDSVEIEYSAPNGKPQKIKLSAEQVHTFKSKSGLKIGFSNGGAVNLILNGKEVGIPGDLGKPIRLSY, from the coding sequence ATGAAAAAGACCGGTGAAATCTTAAGGAAAGCGCGTGAAGAAAAAGGCTTATCCCTACACGAAATCGGCCTTTCTCTTAAAATCAACAGCAAGGTTTTAAAAGCAATTGAAGAAGCCGATGAAGTGCATCTTCCGGCAAAAACTTTTTTGCGCGGCTTTGTACAAAGCTACGCAAACTTTTTACATTTAGATTCAGATAAAGTTTTAGAAATTTTCTATGAAGAAATGGGTTCGACAAAACCTAAGCCTTACCTGCGTCCTACTGAAACTGTGACCCCACCTGCAGAGACAGCGGGGGTTCCGCAACCGACTGTTCCTGCTGCCGATTCAATTGCAAAAGAAGCTCCCGCGAAGGAAGTACCAGCCAAGGAAGTTGCTGCTAAAGAGGCGACAGTAACGCCTATCCGTGTGACCCCACCGCCTTCTTCAAAAAAATCTGATTTAAAATCTTTAAACGAAAGCAAAACAACCCGTAACGTAGCCATTATTATCGTTGGAGTTGTTTTAATCGGTCTTATTCTTTTCACCAAAAAGATGATCGATAAATATTCAAAAGAAGCCGAAGTACCAAGCAATGAAGTTGCTGAAACCATGGAAGGCGCAACTCCGGTTGTACCTGAAGCTCAGAATACAACCTCCGATGTCGATGCTGACACAGAAGCTTCACCCAGCAGCAATGGTGCGGCAATCAGTGCTCTAACAACTCCAGCTACTTCCCCTACGATTTCTACTCAAGCTCCGACGACCTCGGCTACTGCGACCACAACAGCGACGCCGGCAGCTACTTCCACGGCGGCAGCTAAGCCGACTATGACGGCCACGGCTTCGCCGTCGCCAACCCCAACTACAACGGCAGCTGCGACTCCTACAGCGACACCGACACCGACTCCGACACCAACTCCAACGCCGACCCCCACACCAAAAGAGGCAAAACCTGTAGAACTCATCGTTGAAGCCTTAGATTCTGTTGAAATTGAGTACTCTGCTCCAAACGGAAAACCGCAAAAGATAAAACTCTCAGCAGAACAAGTTCATACTTTTAAAAGTAAAAGTGGTTTAAAAATCGGTTTCTCTAACGGAGGCGCCGTCAATCTTATCTTGAATGGTAAAGAAGTCGGAATTCCTGGCGACCTTGGGAAACCAATTAGATTGAGCTACTAG
- a CDS encoding tetratricopeptide repeat protein, translating into MRKWIIAISLLSLLGCASQSKQKKEKAELFLRMGISQLESGNYPYALRDLLKAEELDSDNAVIQNNLGLVYFFRDRQDLASKHLNKALEIDPKYTEARNNLSRVLIEKGQFAEAEKELKIVLDDLTYPSPEKAYINLGLAKFNQKDYSGARKSFIKVLENTPDDCISNTYVGRSYFEAEDYHRASEALDRAISFCQKSLYDEPHYYSALAYYRLGEKSKSQTRFEEVVKYYPNGKYRDKAKGMLSLLRKGH; encoded by the coding sequence ATGCGTAAATGGATTATCGCTATCAGCTTGCTTTCACTCTTAGGCTGCGCCAGTCAAAGTAAGCAAAAAAAAGAAAAAGCAGAACTGTTTTTAAGAATGGGAATTTCCCAACTTGAAAGTGGCAATTACCCTTATGCCCTTAGGGACCTTTTAAAGGCTGAAGAACTTGATTCTGACAATGCCGTCATTCAAAACAATTTAGGTTTGGTTTATTTTTTCAGAGATCGCCAAGATTTAGCGTCGAAGCATTTGAATAAAGCTCTTGAAATTGATCCTAAGTACACCGAAGCCCGAAATAATCTTTCGCGTGTGTTAATTGAAAAGGGGCAATTTGCCGAAGCCGAAAAAGAGCTGAAAATAGTTTTAGATGATCTCACTTATCCCAGTCCGGAAAAAGCCTATATAAATTTGGGCTTGGCTAAGTTTAATCAAAAGGATTACTCAGGCGCTCGCAAAAGCTTTATCAAGGTGCTTGAAAATACACCTGATGATTGCATTTCAAACACATATGTTGGTCGAAGCTATTTTGAGGCTGAAGATTATCATAGAGCTAGTGAGGCGCTGGACCGCGCCATCAGTTTTTGTCAAAAAAGTTTATACGACGAACCCCATTACTACAGTGCTTTAGCTTACTACCGCCTTGGCGAAAAATCTAAATCTCAGACGCGGTTTGAAGAAGTGGTGAAGTATTATCCTAATGGCAAATACCGTGATAAAGCTAAAGGTATGCTAAGTTTGCTGCGAAAGGGACACTAA